The nucleotide window CTCTTCGTCCGGCAGGTGGGGTGGTTCCTCGTCCAGATAGACCAGATCACTGTACTTGTAGTTCCCTTCATAGACAAAAGCCCTGCCCTTCTTGAACTCTTCAAGCGCGGCCTGGTCAATCTCCCCGAGCTCGCTCATAGTAGGCCTTAATCTTCTCTCAACTGTAAAATCAACTTCATCATGAAGCTCGCTTGGAACGGGTGAGAACAGCTTTTTCGTGTCGAGCTGTCTGTGGATTTCGAGGCCCACTTTAAGTCCAAGTGCTTTGTAATCAAACTCCATATCCATCACCTCAGATAAGCGTCAAACCTTGTGTAGGGGGTGATTTCTCCAGCATAGTTCGTCAGCATCATCTTTCTAACTTCGTCAGGGTTCTGGACATGACCGAGAACCCACATGAGCTTTACATAGGCTGTTTCTGGAAGCATGTCTTCACATGGGATAACACCGGCCCTAAGAAGCCTTCTACCCGTGGAATAGACGTTGAGGTTGACCCTACCGTAGAGGCACTGGCTCGTCATGCAGACTGCAACCCCTTCTTCAACTGCCCTCTCTATCGTGGGTATTATGTCATTTGATGTGTGGCCTAGGCCGGTACCTTCTATTACAATTCCCTTGTAGCCCCTATCAACTAAAAAGTCAATGAGCTCTCCGCTCATGCCTGGATAAACCTTTATGAGGGCAACTTTCTCTTCAAGCTTGTCGTCCACCCACACTTCACTTTCACTTCTCTTTCTGTAGTCGTCCCTCAGGTATTCAACCCTTCCATCGGGCCATATCTTTGCTATGGGGACGTCGTTTATGCTCCTAAAAGCATCTCTCCTTGAGGTGTGCATTTTTCTAACCTTTGTCCCTCTGTGTGCTAGGCAGTAAGTATCGCCGCTTTCCCCGTGCATTACAACTGCAACCTCCCCAAAGTCTTCAACTGCCATTCTGGTGGAGCATATTAGG belongs to Thermococcus bergensis and includes:
- the gatD gene encoding Glu-tRNA(Gln) amidotransferase subunit GatD gives rise to the protein MRKVELFMKEKGIEIGDYVEVVEKENNTTVVHRGIVMPPYELSKGETLTIKLDNGYNIGILIDQIAEVKILEKAKPREEVSFKEVLPKKPGLPNVTIIGTGGTIASKIDYKTGAVHAAFTAEELAKAVPEIFEIANITPKLLFNIMSEDMKPEYWKKMAHEVAKALNSGEDGVVIGHGTDTMGYSAAALSFMLRDLGKPVIFVGSQRSSDRPSSDAAMNLICSTRMAVEDFGEVAVVMHGESGDTYCLAHRGTKVRKMHTSRRDAFRSINDVPIAKIWPDGRVEYLRDDYRKRSESEVWVDDKLEEKVALIKVYPGMSGELIDFLVDRGYKGIVIEGTGLGHTSNDIIPTIERAVEEGVAVCMTSQCLYGRVNLNVYSTGRRLLRAGVIPCEDMLPETAYVKLMWVLGHVQNPDEVRKMMLTNYAGEITPYTRFDAYLR